In the Deltaproteobacteria bacterium genome, CTGGACAAACCGGGCATAAAAATCCCTCAGCCGTTTTTCCTTATGCTTCTTGCTGACCGTCTTTCTGAGGGTATCGGCCTCGCCGGGGTCGAATCCGGCCAGGTGAACCGCAGCCTGGCTCAGTTGTTCCTGAAACACCATCACCCCCAGGGTCTCTTTCAGGACCGGCCCCAGCAGGGGGTGGGGCGGGGACCAGGGTTCCCCGTGAAGTCTGGATATCCAGGTGTGGATGCTCTGATTGGCGCCGGGTCGGATAATGGAGGTGACGATCACATTGAGAAGAAAGTGGTCCAGGGCCATATACCGGTCAAAGGTAAACCCGGATCTGAGCTTGCTCAGGACCTGCCGGGTGGCAGGGCTTTCAAAATAAAAAACCCCGAACGTATCCCCTTCATAAAAGATCCGTATGGTCTTTGGGTCGCTGAGGGGGTTCAGGGAGGCATAATCGATGCGCTGGCCGTAATTTCGCTCCACCAGGCCGAGGGCGTCCCGAATGACCGACAGACTCCGGTTTCCCAGGATGTCGATCTTGACGAGGCCTGCCTCCTCCACCGAATCCTTTTCCCACTGGAGGACCTGCCGGCCGTTATGGGCAATCTCCACCGGACAGTGCCTCCGGATCTCATCCGGAACGATCACCACCCCGCCGCAGTGCGTGGCAAGGTGATTGAAATGTCCCTGCAACTGAAAGGCCGCGGTCAGGATCTCGTCCCACGGTTTGCCAAAGGCCACCCCTCTCATCTTGGGATGACGGGCCAGTTCCTCCCATGCCCCGCTCAGATGCCATCCAAACCCGACCTGACGGGTCACCCGACCGATCTCCGCATCGGTCAGGCCAAAGACCCTGGCCACCTCCCGGATAGCTGATCGGGGGCCGAGGGTATTGTGATTCGCCACCATGGCCGTGCAGCGGTTGCCGTATCGGGCAAAGACCGTGTCAAACACCTGATCCCGCTCATCCCAGGGTACATCCACATCGATATCCGGGGGGTCCATCCGGCCGGGATTCAGGAACCGCTCGAAGAAAAGATGGTGTTGGATCGGGTCCACATGGGTGATCCCCAATGCATAGGAGACAATGGAGGCCGCGGCGCTCCCCCGGCCGCAGGACCGACCCGCCATTTTTGTGATGTTCTCAACCACCAGAAAATACGAGGCGAATTCCTTTTCCCGGATGATTCGCATCTCATGCGCCAGTCGCGCCGTCACCTCAGGGGTCATGCTGCCGTATCGCCGCCGGCACCCGTCCATGGCAGCCCCATAGAGTCGATGATACGCCTCGTCCGGGTCTAGGCCGTCAAAGGCCGGAAAGATGATCCGGTCCATATCCCAGTCCACAAGGGCCGACTCCGCCGCCTTCACGGTGTTGGCGATGGCCGCAGGGGCGTGGGGATACTGGTCGATCATGTCCTGGGGGGCGTTTAAAAAGCTGTGTTCCCGGCAGGTGTCTTCAGTCGAAAGTCTGGAGAGCTTGGTGTTCAGGAAGACGGACCTCAGGATCCGGTGGAGCCGGAACTGGTCTTTTCTGAGCATATAGACCCGGTTGGTAGCCAGGGGAGGGATGCCGGTCTGGCGGGAAAAGGCATGGCAGCGGGCCATCTGCCAGCCAGGGGACATCTCCACAAAGAGATCCCGGAGGGCATCCCGTTTAAGGGCCTTGAGCAGGCTGAAATCGTCGGAAAAGACAATGAGCCCCCGACGTCGTTCCCTGAGGGACCGAACCAGGTCAAAATCGTCATGGCAGTGAAGGGCCGAGAGGAGGTGGCACAGGTTGGCATACCCCTCCCGGTCCTTGACGATCGCCACCGCCCGTCGACCATCGTGCAGGAGTTCGCTCCCCACGATCGGCGCAATGCCCGCCTCTTTGGCCATCCTCACAAAAAAGACCGTTCCGTAGATGCCGTTGGTATCGGTCAGGGCAAGCCGTTTTATGCCCAGGCCCTGGGCCGCTCCACAGAGTTCCTCGATGGTGGCGAGCCCCCAGCCCCTGGAATAATCGGAATGAACATTCAGATGGATGAAGGACATGATGTAGGCGTTAGGCACAAGGCATTAGGCGTTAGGCGCAGGGCGTTAGGCGTGAGGAAGAAGCCAAAAGCTCAAAGCATCCACCAAAGAAGTGGCCGGACGCGTCTCTGATCGTTGTTGGCAGTGTGGCCGTCGGGGCTGCCCTTGCGCCTTGTGCCTCACGCCTTGCTTTTTCCATACATAATACCATTTTCTCCATACCGGTCCCGAATGCGGTCCAGGGTCCGGGTGAGCACGGATCGTCTTTCTTCATCCGGAGACGGGGCGTCAAAGAGGGTCAGTTGCGGGTCGGGCCGGGAAAATTCCCAGAACCATGCCTTGATGAATCCCACCCGGACCCGCCGGGTGCATTGCTTAAAAAATAATGCTTCCAACGGGGCGTAGAGATCATGATCCTGGAAACCGGGCCGGGGCAGTTTCAACCGCCCTCCTGTTTCCACATGGTCGGCATACCGGATGCGCAATCCGGCCTTCCGGGGGATCAGCCCCTGTTTTCGCATCCGCCGGCCGCATGTCTCCACCAGCCGATAGAGATATCCCAAGAGCCTTGGATCATCGACCTCTTCCTGGGGGAGGGTGATCACTTCGGCGATCACCGGCACCCTGGACAAGGGATACACCGGCGTGGGATCGATCCCCAAGGCCCTCTCATGGATCATATAGGCCTGCCGGCCAAAGATGAGTGCCAGACGGTTCAGATCCAGGGCCGCCAACTGTCGAATGCGGACGATGTTCAGCTCCTCTGCGAGGAGTTTCCGGCGTACAGGGCCGATGCCGGGCATCAGTCCGAC is a window encoding:
- a CDS encoding DNA polymerase IV, coding for MPRHIIHFHVPALPIAVARISRPELRYRPVAMAAGRSGRSLVLSVSREARSEGVFKGMSLQKARTCCPGLTILSPDPRAAEQACRELARVAARYTPRYEPCGPGHMYLDLTGTERLWGKARDAACRLRNEIRERLGLMGTAGVAGNKMVSSIASRTVPSEGVLNVDHGREAGFMAPLKVGLMPGIGPVRRKLLAEELNIVRIRQLAALDLNRLALIFGRQAYMIHERALGIDPTPVYPLSRVPVIAEVITLPQEEVDDPRLLGYLYRLVETCGRRMRKQGLIPRKAGLRIRYADHVETGGRLKLPRPGFQDHDLYAPLEALFFKQCTRRVRVGFIKAWFWEFSRPDPQLTLFDAPSPDEERRSVLTRTLDRIRDRYGENGIMYGKSKA
- a CDS encoding DNA polymerase III subunit alpha, whose amino-acid sequence is MSFIHLNVHSDYSRGWGLATIEELCGAAQGLGIKRLALTDTNGIYGTVFFVRMAKEAGIAPIVGSELLHDGRRAVAIVKDREGYANLCHLLSALHCHDDFDLVRSLRERRRGLIVFSDDFSLLKALKRDALRDLFVEMSPGWQMARCHAFSRQTGIPPLATNRVYMLRKDQFRLHRILRSVFLNTKLSRLSTEDTCREHSFLNAPQDMIDQYPHAPAAIANTVKAAESALVDWDMDRIIFPAFDGLDPDEAYHRLYGAAMDGCRRRYGSMTPEVTARLAHEMRIIREKEFASYFLVVENITKMAGRSCGRGSAAASIVSYALGITHVDPIQHHLFFERFLNPGRMDPPDIDVDVPWDERDQVFDTVFARYGNRCTAMVANHNTLGPRSAIREVARVFGLTDAEIGRVTRQVGFGWHLSGAWEELARHPKMRGVAFGKPWDEILTAAFQLQGHFNHLATHCGGVVIVPDEIRRHCPVEIAHNGRQVLQWEKDSVEEAGLVKIDILGNRSLSVIRDALGLVERNYGQRIDYASLNPLSDPKTIRIFYEGDTFGVFYFESPATRQVLSKLRSGFTFDRYMALDHFLLNVIVTSIIRPGANQSIHTWISRLHGEPWSPPHPLLGPVLKETLGVMVFQEQLSQAAVHLAGFDPGEADTLRKTVSKKHKEKRLRDFYARFVQGASDRGVDRGVIEAVWQMMIGFDGYSFCKPHSASYTLVAYKSAWLRAHYPAEFMAAVISNQGGYYTTLSYISEARRMGIQVLPPDINRSEIPYIGRDRQIRVGLMQLKGLSQETREAVVHERMKRGPFVSLDSFLYRTTPHLHLQDVKALIKGGCFDGVARDTSRPGLMWEALRFFARETGKHSDSLFRHLQAPAPGPGAAGSRAPYPRQVMLQHEAEVFGFVLSVHPLALYGDILNSLDYVRARDLSSRIGREVTLIGWPVTGKTVHTQKGEPMKFMTFEDLTAPYEAVFFPKVYHRYCHMLNAARPYILKGKVEETFNTVTITVSAVGLLNRGQNKTRPPC